In Oscillatoria acuminata PCC 6304, a single window of DNA contains:
- a CDS encoding CHAT domain-containing protein, translating into MSWSEIPCLSIAIAPLNTNSDAKHFAIWVLKAPYPGGYVHYDCPWPDSLTQTWQAWHQLFSLQPLPSVWNLLPSSQDNALSMLTPSSSQSPASYSARLMQQLGLQLWEWLFGEALQNSYAQSMGIAMGQDRPLRIQLEIRDPELIALPWELMQPRPGKPTICLNPQLRFSRTTSDVDPLAIRCTAQSLKILLVLGEEVETPGNSSQAENRLQLQKEADALGQVLEQSDRNRQGSDNILPVSCHVDTLIQPTPSELIETLESGNYNIFFYAGHGICAPAGGQLLLRTGTPLSGTELAQVLVRSEVTLAVFNACWGAQSDRQNEQAIPRSSLAEVLIHHGVPAVLGMRDSITDEEALSFIQAFTSALADRMSIDRAVAVARQQLLTVYKFNQPAWTLPVLYMHPEFNGELIQPLDYLETELPENTPSGIRPLISLAYLRSLDISNQVWPIRGGLMRVGRRSQNDLVIQERWVSQRHAEIFYRDMSGTGSVPAYFLRDFSRYGTLIKSSEGWQKVHHQEVKLESGILLKFGSSQGQTLEFAIDEWRSHDTGEKG; encoded by the coding sequence ATGTCTTGGTCTGAGATTCCTTGCCTGAGCATCGCGATCGCGCCCTTAAATACCAACTCGGATGCAAAACACTTTGCCATCTGGGTTCTGAAAGCCCCCTATCCCGGTGGCTACGTTCATTATGACTGTCCCTGGCCCGATAGCCTCACCCAAACTTGGCAAGCATGGCATCAGCTATTTTCCCTACAACCCTTGCCCTCAGTCTGGAATCTGCTGCCTTCCTCCCAAGACAATGCCTTGTCCATGCTCACTCCCAGCAGCAGTCAGTCTCCGGCCAGTTACAGTGCTCGCCTGATGCAGCAGTTAGGACTCCAGCTTTGGGAGTGGCTATTTGGGGAGGCGCTTCAAAATAGCTACGCCCAAAGCATGGGGATCGCAATGGGTCAGGACCGACCATTACGGATTCAGTTAGAAATTCGGGACCCCGAACTGATTGCCTTGCCTTGGGAACTGATGCAACCCCGTCCGGGTAAACCCACCATTTGCCTCAATCCCCAATTGCGATTTAGCCGGACCACCAGTGATGTAGACCCCCTGGCGATTCGTTGCACGGCGCAATCGTTAAAAATTTTATTAGTCTTAGGGGAAGAAGTCGAGACCCCCGGTAATTCTTCCCAGGCAGAAAACCGCCTGCAACTGCAAAAAGAAGCGGATGCCTTAGGACAGGTCCTGGAACAGAGCGATCGCAACCGTCAAGGCAGTGACAATATCCTCCCCGTATCTTGCCATGTGGATACCTTAATCCAACCCACTCCCAGCGAACTAATCGAAACTCTGGAATCGGGAAATTATAATATTTTCTTCTATGCGGGTCACGGCATCTGTGCGCCTGCGGGCGGTCAGTTATTATTACGAACGGGAACTCCCTTGAGTGGGACGGAATTGGCTCAAGTGCTGGTGCGCTCAGAAGTGACTTTAGCGGTGTTTAATGCTTGTTGGGGTGCTCAAAGCGATCGCCAGAATGAACAAGCGATTCCTCGCAGTAGTCTAGCTGAGGTCCTGATTCATCATGGCGTCCCGGCAGTGTTGGGAATGCGTGACTCGATTACCGATGAAGAAGCCTTAAGTTTTATTCAAGCCTTTACCAGCGCCCTGGCAGACCGAATGTCCATCGATCGCGCTGTAGCAGTCGCCCGCCAGCAGTTATTAACGGTTTATAAATTCAATCAACCCGCCTGGACCTTACCTGTCCTTTATATGCATCCAGAGTTTAATGGGGAATTAATCCAACCCTTGGACTATTTGGAGACGGAACTCCCGGAGAACACGCCCTCGGGGATTCGGCCTTTAATTAGTCTGGCTTATCTGCGATCGCTCGATATCAGCAATCAAGTCTGGCCAATTCGCGGGGGCCTGATGCGGGTGGGTCGGAGGTCTCAGAATGATTTGGTGATTCAGGAAAGGTGGGTTTCTCAACGACACGCCGAAATTTTTTATCGGGATATGTCCGGGACGGGTTCAGTTCCCGCTTATTTTCTGCGGGATTTTTCTCGGTATGGGACCCTGATTAAAAGTAGTGAGGGGTGGCAAAAAGTCCACCATCAGGAAGTGAAGTTAGAATCAGGGATTTTATTAAAATTTGGCAGTTCCCAGGGTCAAACTTTAGAGTTTGCCATCGATGAATGGCGATCGCATGACACGGGAGAAAAGGGGTAA
- a CDS encoding EAL domain-containing response regulator, which produces MTKILVIEDTAEILNNILDFLEAEDFEGSGATNGREGVELAKSEGFDLIICDIMMPELDGYGVLQALRADPNTVNIPLIFLTAKGDRSDVRQGMNLGADDYLTKPFTQKELLEAIEARLRRTGQQTEQLKQVSEQLNLLEKFDSLTGLPNLSGLEGKEGLLEEAIAQSQGRNTLVPFLLLGLDKFGRINETISYGKGDLILQQVARRLMDFIEQLDGGGVVRIGGDEFGIVLPAVSEKETALAIAQKLLQEIAQPYQIERKSIPLTASIGIAFYPTISNVEELRRQSGVAMGEVKQAGGNSCKIYTRPLFGFDTAKELELASDLRRSWEQKQLQVFYQPRIDLRKKKITSVAAVPYWDHPRFGPINPTKVMSLAQEVGLVREMSEWMLRIACQQGKIWQNEAKLSVRISTSISEPLLNDVNITTILIEVLKSTGLDPRYLELEIPAEAIANTKNLNALASQFLQFKRLGLHLTIAQFGVAQSSLNYLGNLGLDSLKISRSLIGNPTQNAPILNALIQMAHGINLRAIADGVESEAQVNVLKKQKCDEIQQETAVSEREIRRLFGKR; this is translated from the coding sequence ATGACAAAAATATTAGTTATTGAAGATACAGCGGAAATTCTGAACAACATCCTCGATTTTCTTGAAGCTGAAGATTTTGAAGGAAGTGGGGCTACCAATGGACGGGAAGGGGTTGAACTGGCAAAATCTGAGGGGTTCGATCTGATTATTTGCGATATTATGATGCCCGAACTCGATGGGTATGGGGTATTACAAGCATTAAGAGCGGATCCGAATACCGTCAATATTCCCTTGATTTTTTTGACGGCAAAGGGCGACCGCTCGGACGTGCGGCAAGGGATGAACCTGGGTGCGGATGATTATCTCACGAAACCCTTTACTCAGAAAGAATTACTAGAGGCAATTGAAGCGAGACTAAGGCGAACGGGACAGCAAACCGAACAGCTTAAGCAAGTGTCAGAACAACTTAATCTGTTAGAAAAATTTGACTCCCTTACGGGTTTACCGAATTTGTCCGGATTAGAGGGAAAAGAGGGTTTATTGGAAGAGGCGATCGCCCAAAGTCAGGGCAGAAATACCCTTGTTCCCTTTTTGCTTTTAGGCTTGGATAAATTTGGTCGAATTAATGAGACTATTAGTTATGGAAAAGGTGACCTAATTTTACAACAGGTGGCCCGCCGCCTCATGGATTTTATCGAACAACTGGATGGAGGCGGTGTAGTTCGGATCGGGGGTGACGAGTTTGGAATTGTGTTGCCTGCGGTGAGTGAGAAAGAAACTGCCTTGGCGATCGCCCAAAAATTATTACAAGAAATCGCTCAACCCTACCAGATTGAACGCAAATCCATTCCCCTCACCGCCTCAATCGGCATCGCCTTTTATCCCACTATCTCCAATGTGGAAGAACTCCGCAGACAATCCGGGGTAGCAATGGGAGAAGTCAAGCAAGCTGGGGGAAATTCTTGTAAAATCTATACCCGTCCTCTATTTGGATTTGATACCGCCAAGGAGTTGGAACTCGCCTCGGATTTACGGCGCAGTTGGGAGCAAAAACAACTGCAAGTTTTTTATCAGCCCCGCATCGATCTCCGGAAGAAAAAAATCACGTCAGTTGCAGCAGTCCCCTATTGGGATCATCCCCGATTTGGACCGATTAACCCCACTAAAGTCATGTCTTTAGCCCAAGAAGTGGGACTGGTGCGAGAGATGAGTGAGTGGATGTTACGAATCGCTTGTCAGCAGGGGAAAATATGGCAGAATGAAGCTAAACTCTCCGTCCGCATCTCGACGAGCATCTCGGAACCATTGCTAAATGATGTAAATATCACAACGATACTCATTGAGGTTTTAAAAAGCACGGGTCTCGACCCTCGGTATTTGGAATTAGAGATTCCAGCCGAGGCGATCGCTAATACCAAAAACCTGAATGCACTAGCTTCTCAATTCCTCCAATTCAAACGGCTAGGATTGCACCTCACCATCGCCCAATTTGGTGTCGCCCAAAGTTCCCTCAATTATCTGGGAAATTTGGGCTTGGATAGTCTTAAAATCTCGCGGAGTTTGATTGGCAATCCCACTCAAAATGCTCCCATTCTGAATGCCCTGATCCAAATGGCCCACGGCATCAATTTAAGGGCGATCGCTGACGGGGTGGAATCCGAAGCTCAAGTTAATGTGTTGAAAAAACAAAAATGTGACGAAATTCAACAAGAAACAGCGGTTTCTGAACGTGAAATTAGGCGATTGTTCGGTAAACGATAA
- the dusB gene encoding tRNA dihydrouridine synthase DusB has product MPVLSPELQTKLATPLKIGHLAVKSRVLQSPLSGVTDLVFRRLVRRYAPDSMMYTEMVQASSLRYLREVPKIMEVDPNERPISIQLFDCRPDFLAEAALMAVAEGADTIDINMGCPVNKITKNGGGSSLLRDPKTAEAIVRAVVKAVAVPVTVKTRIGWSDQEINILDFAKGMEDAGAAMITIHGRTRDQGYHGSAKWDWIRRVKEVLSIPVIGNGDIFSVEMAVRCLEETGADGVMCSRGTLGYPFLVGEIDHFLKTGEELSAPTPIQRLECAKEHLRGLWEYKGDRGVQQARKHLTWYVKGFYGAGELRDQLARVESVAQGCELIDRAINQQQTTSDQ; this is encoded by the coding sequence ATGCCCGTTCTTTCCCCTGAATTGCAAACCAAACTTGCAACCCCTCTGAAAATTGGTCACCTGGCGGTTAAAAGTCGGGTCTTGCAATCCCCTTTATCTGGGGTTACAGATTTAGTCTTTCGTCGCCTGGTCCGTCGCTATGCACCGGACTCGATGATGTACACCGAAATGGTGCAAGCGAGCAGTTTGCGCTATCTGCGGGAGGTCCCAAAAATTATGGAAGTGGACCCGAATGAACGACCGATTAGTATTCAACTCTTTGACTGTCGTCCCGATTTCTTAGCGGAGGCGGCATTGATGGCGGTGGCAGAAGGGGCGGATACCATTGATATTAATATGGGCTGCCCGGTGAATAAAATTACCAAAAATGGCGGGGGTTCTTCGTTGTTACGGGACCCCAAAACTGCCGAGGCGATCGTCCGTGCCGTAGTCAAAGCGGTAGCAGTCCCGGTGACGGTGAAAACCCGGATTGGTTGGTCGGATCAGGAGATTAATATCCTCGACTTTGCCAAGGGAATGGAGGATGCGGGTGCGGCAATGATTACTATTCATGGACGGACTCGGGACCAAGGATATCATGGCAGTGCCAAGTGGGACTGGATTCGACGAGTTAAGGAGGTGCTGTCGATTCCAGTGATTGGGAATGGGGATATTTTTTCGGTGGAAATGGCGGTACGCTGTTTGGAGGAAACCGGGGCCGATGGGGTGATGTGTTCCCGGGGGACCTTGGGGTATCCGTTTTTAGTGGGAGAGATTGACCATTTCCTGAAAACTGGGGAGGAGTTGTCTGCACCCACTCCCATTCAGCGATTGGAATGTGCGAAGGAGCATTTACGCGGGTTGTGGGAGTACAAAGGCGATCGCGGTGTCCAACAGGCGCGAAAGCATTTGACTTGGTATGTGAAAGGGTTTTACGGTGCCGGAGAACTCCGGGATCAGTTAGCCCGAGTGGAGTCAGTGGCCCAGGGATGCGAGTTAATCGATCGCGCGATCAACCAACAACAAACAACCAGTGACCAATGA
- a CDS encoding RelA/SpoT family protein — MIMNPVAPTCSFDVEIPEWLQTCLISYNESPPSALADLSQNDNSLICRAFEFAYQLHECQRRKSGEPYIIHPIAVAGLLRELGGSSAMIAAGFLHDVVEDTEVTPDEIQERFGEEVRQLVEGVTKLSKFNFSSKTERQAENFRRMFLAMAKDIRVIVVKLADRLHNMRTLESLADVKRQRIALETREIFAPLANRLGIGRFKWELEDLSFKYLEPDSYRQMQDLVAEKRIDRENRLNKVTETLRLRLEELGIGCTEVSGRPKHLYGIYQKMQRQNKKFEEIYDVAAVRILVQKSEECYRALAIAHDAFRPLPGRFKDYIGLPKPNRYQSLHTVVLGPTGRPIEVQIRTVEMHHVAEYGIAAHWKYKEAGSSYSKLNNDDEKFTWLRQLLEWQSDLKDAQEYLENVKDNLFDEDVYVFTPQGDLISLKQGATPVDFAYRIHTEVGNHCAGARVNERLVTLDTPLNNGDIVEILTQKNCHPSLDWLNFAITTTAKTRIRQWYKRSHRDENVQRGRDMLEKELGKNGFESLLKSEQMMQVAQRCNYHSVEDLLAAVGYGELTINQVVHRLRGEVTDRQTLAQTQPLLLPGVTVRAALPPAQTKGKHPIAGVEGLVYHLARCCTPIPGESIIGIVTLGDRGISIHRQGCSNVQGIPGDRLVPVNWNPTDCSEGRPQSYPVEISIQVLDRVGVLNDILSRLKDNNVNVRSANVKTYMGKPATIELGIDICDLKQLERTFNQIRQISDVLNLRRLSNAAD, encoded by the coding sequence ATGATAATGAACCCCGTTGCTCCAACCTGCTCCTTTGATGTCGAGATTCCCGAATGGCTGCAAACCTGTTTAATCTCCTATAACGAATCTCCCCCCTCAGCCCTCGCCGACCTCTCCCAGAACGATAACTCCCTGATCTGTCGCGCCTTTGAATTTGCCTATCAACTTCATGAATGTCAGCGGCGCAAATCCGGCGAACCCTATATCATCCATCCGATCGCCGTTGCCGGACTCCTGCGGGAACTCGGTGGCAGCAGCGCCATGATTGCCGCTGGGTTTTTGCATGATGTGGTCGAAGATACCGAAGTCACCCCCGACGAAATCCAAGAACGCTTCGGGGAAGAAGTCCGCCAACTCGTCGAAGGCGTCACCAAACTCTCCAAATTTAACTTCTCCAGCAAAACCGAAAGGCAAGCAGAGAACTTCCGCAGGATGTTTCTGGCAATGGCCAAAGATATCCGAGTGATCGTGGTGAAACTAGCCGATCGCCTCCACAATATGCGAACCCTAGAGTCCCTCGCCGATGTCAAGCGCCAGCGCATCGCCTTGGAAACCCGAGAAATTTTTGCACCCCTAGCCAATCGCCTGGGGATCGGTCGGTTTAAATGGGAACTCGAAGACCTATCCTTTAAGTACCTCGAACCCGACTCCTACCGCCAGATGCAGGATCTCGTCGCCGAAAAACGGATCGACCGCGAAAACCGTCTGAACAAAGTCACCGAAACCCTGCGACTGCGCCTTGAAGAACTGGGGATCGGTTGCACCGAAGTCAGCGGACGTCCCAAGCATCTGTACGGGATCTATCAAAAAATGCAGCGCCAGAACAAAAAATTTGAAGAAATCTACGACGTTGCAGCGGTGAGAATTCTCGTCCAAAAAAGCGAAGAATGCTACCGAGCCCTGGCGATCGCCCATGATGCCTTCCGTCCGCTACCCGGTCGATTCAAAGACTATATCGGCCTACCCAAACCCAACCGCTATCAATCCTTGCATACCGTCGTCCTCGGACCGACAGGCAGGCCCATTGAAGTGCAAATCCGCACCGTAGAAATGCATCACGTTGCCGAGTACGGGATCGCCGCCCACTGGAAATATAAAGAAGCCGGATCCAGCTACAGTAAACTCAATAACGATGATGAGAAATTCACCTGGTTACGGCAGCTATTGGAATGGCAAAGTGACCTCAAAGATGCTCAAGAGTATCTGGAAAATGTTAAGGATAATTTATTTGATGAAGATGTCTATGTCTTCACACCTCAAGGGGATTTAATCTCCCTCAAACAAGGGGCAACCCCGGTGGATTTTGCCTATAGAATTCATACCGAAGTCGGCAACCATTGTGCTGGGGCGCGGGTGAATGAGCGACTGGTCACCTTGGATACTCCTTTAAATAATGGGGATATCGTTGAGATTCTCACCCAGAAAAATTGTCATCCGAGTTTAGATTGGCTGAATTTCGCGATTACGACTACGGCGAAAACTCGAATTCGCCAGTGGTACAAGCGATCGCATCGCGATGAGAATGTCCAACGGGGTCGGGATATGTTGGAAAAAGAATTGGGCAAAAATGGATTTGAATCCTTGCTTAAATCTGAACAAATGATGCAAGTGGCTCAACGCTGCAATTACCACAGTGTGGAGGATTTACTCGCCGCAGTCGGCTATGGAGAACTCACTATCAATCAAGTGGTCCATCGCCTCCGAGGTGAAGTCACCGATCGCCAAACCTTAGCTCAGACTCAGCCCTTGTTACTGCCCGGAGTTACCGTCAGGGCCGCGCTTCCCCCGGCACAGACAAAAGGAAAACACCCGATCGCCGGAGTCGAGGGATTGGTCTATCATCTGGCGCGATGTTGTACACCGATCCCCGGAGAATCCATTATTGGGATTGTTACCCTGGGCGATCGGGGCATTTCCATTCACCGCCAAGGCTGTTCCAACGTCCAAGGGATTCCCGGCGATCGCCTCGTCCCCGTCAACTGGAATCCCACAGATTGCTCCGAGGGCCGTCCTCAAAGCTATCCCGTTGAGATTTCCATCCAAGTGCTCGATCGCGTCGGCGTCCTCAATGACATTTTGTCTCGATTGAAAGATAACAATGTCAACGTCCGCAGCGCCAACGTGAAAACCTACATGGGTAAACCAGCAACCATCGAACTGGGGATCGATATTTGCGATCTCAAGCAACTCGAACGCACCTTTAACCAAATTCGCCAAATCAGCGATGTGCTGAATCTGCGACGTTTGAGCAATGCTGCTGATTAA
- the patD gene encoding heterocyst frequency control protein PatD, translating to MLPDIHAQCYQNLMQALSQLAETVNAPNPDQGTVRASTLEMQQFFQEQILSLGMDELDPGMVSLVQSVQTELHKQIRLLGNDVMFLVSARQPETLERRWSEVRDRLKGCIGYCEAILSIPAPN from the coding sequence ATGCTGCCGGATATTCATGCCCAGTGTTATCAAAATTTGATGCAAGCACTAAGCCAATTAGCTGAAACGGTTAATGCGCCGAATCCTGATCAAGGGACGGTGCGAGCCAGTACACTTGAAATGCAACAATTTTTTCAGGAGCAAATCTTGAGCTTAGGGATGGATGAGCTAGACCCTGGAATGGTGTCCCTGGTGCAGTCGGTTCAAACGGAACTGCATAAGCAAATCCGGTTGTTGGGAAATGACGTGATGTTTTTAGTTTCGGCCCGACAACCGGAGACCCTGGAGCGACGTTGGTCTGAGGTCCGCGATCGCCTTAAAGGTTGCATCGGCTACTGCGAGGCCATTTTGTCGATCCCCGCCCCGAATTAA
- a CDS encoding zf-TFIIB domain-containing protein, giving the protein MQCPKDKNETLVDGFLSGDLPVKHCVECQGSWISSTDYEPWRSQQRRQMVPPTYVTREVGRDFIPPETDMKAGLCPECNRYLSRSKVMAKNPFYVERCPSCGGFWCDRGEWEILEELELHDSLEQIFSGEWQARVRSVLQSEKERDATIDKLGPDVAEMVFQLAEVLEQHPNGDFGVAYLMRRFDRPQ; this is encoded by the coding sequence ATGCAATGCCCAAAAGATAAGAATGAGACCCTAGTCGATGGATTTTTGTCCGGGGATCTCCCCGTCAAGCACTGCGTGGAATGTCAAGGCAGTTGGATTTCCTCAACCGACTACGAACCCTGGCGATCGCAGCAACGTCGGCAGATGGTCCCCCCAACCTATGTGACTCGCGAAGTTGGCCGAGACTTCATTCCCCCTGAGACGGACATGAAAGCGGGATTATGTCCAGAATGTAATCGCTACCTTTCCCGTTCCAAAGTAATGGCAAAAAACCCGTTCTATGTGGAACGCTGTCCCAGTTGTGGCGGGTTCTGGTGCGATCGCGGGGAATGGGAAATTCTGGAAGAACTAGAACTCCATGATAGCCTAGAACAGATTTTTTCGGGGGAATGGCAAGCCCGAGTGCGATCGGTCCTTCAATCTGAAAAAGAACGCGATGCCACCATCGACAAATTAGGTCCAGACGTTGCGGAAATGGTCTTCCAACTCGCGGAAGTTCTCGAACAACACCCCAATGGCGATTTCGGCGTCGCCTATTTAATGCGTCGCTTTGATAGACCGCAATGA
- a CDS encoding dipeptide ABC transporter ATP-binding protein — protein MNDALFCVENLRVAYPSGRGGGGSESVWAVDGVSFTLSPGERMGLVGESGCGKSTLGRAAMRLLPPSSLVEGQVYFKGQPVFDLTPSELRRFRGEAVALIFQDPMTRLDPLMTIGEHCIETLKAHQPNLSRKEAKEKAVATLDAVKIPAARWSQYPHEFSGGMRQRVAIALALLLDPKLIVADEPTTSLDVTVSAEILQELTRLCRDRDLALLLISHDLAMVGEYCDRIAVMYKGKMVETGKTQEVLFNPQHPYTQSLLKAALHIQAIDPDAVQTPPDLKSTPLLSLKDLQQHYTLETNLLDRWLSGKQNQTIKAVDGVNLQIYKGEILGLVGESGCGKSTLSRTILQLVTPTGGQVEFLGQELTQLSRRSMQQQRRQIQMVFQDPHACLNPMMTVGQSIADPLFIHKLATPEQAKQLVIQMLERVGLTPASDFYDRYPSDLSGGQQQRVAIARALITQPQLLICDEPVSMLDASVQTQVLELMLELKQEFNLTYLFITHDLWVARFFCDRIAVMNSGQIVELGNTREIFTNPQHPYTKTLLSAAPLLAKT, from the coding sequence ATGAATGACGCTTTATTTTGTGTAGAAAATCTGCGAGTTGCCTACCCTTCCGGACGTGGTGGGGGTGGGAGTGAGTCGGTTTGGGCGGTGGATGGGGTGTCTTTTACCCTGTCACCGGGGGAACGGATGGGACTGGTGGGAGAATCGGGTTGCGGGAAGTCTACTTTAGGACGGGCAGCGATGCGATTGTTGCCTCCTTCTAGCTTAGTCGAGGGACAGGTTTATTTTAAGGGTCAGCCAGTATTTGACTTGACCCCCTCGGAGTTACGCCGGTTTCGGGGAGAAGCTGTGGCCCTGATTTTTCAAGACCCGATGACGAGGTTAGACCCTTTGATGACAATTGGGGAGCATTGTATAGAGACCCTAAAGGCTCATCAACCGAATTTAAGCCGAAAAGAGGCCAAGGAGAAGGCAGTCGCTACCTTAGATGCGGTGAAGATTCCGGCAGCGCGATGGTCCCAATATCCTCATGAGTTTAGTGGGGGGATGCGCCAACGGGTGGCGATCGCCTTGGCACTATTGCTAGATCCCAAGTTAATTGTCGCCGATGAACCAACCACCAGTTTAGATGTGACGGTTTCAGCGGAAATTTTACAGGAACTCACTCGTCTGTGTCGGGACCGGGATTTGGCCCTGTTGCTGATTTCTCACGATTTGGCAATGGTGGGGGAATATTGCGATCGCATTGCGGTCATGTATAAAGGCAAAATGGTGGAAACTGGCAAAACTCAAGAGGTTTTGTTTAATCCGCAACATCCTTATACACAATCCCTGCTCAAAGCTGCTTTACATATTCAGGCGATCGACCCAGATGCTGTACAAACTCCTCCCGACCTTAAATCCACTCCTTTGCTGTCTCTGAAAGACTTACAGCAACACTATACCCTAGAAACCAATTTACTCGATCGCTGGCTGTCGGGGAAACAAAACCAGACGATTAAAGCGGTGGATGGGGTCAATTTACAGATTTACAAAGGAGAAATTCTCGGGTTAGTGGGAGAATCGGGCTGTGGAAAAAGCACCCTCTCTCGCACGATTTTACAGTTGGTGACCCCTACGGGTGGTCAGGTGGAATTTTTAGGTCAGGAACTTACCCAACTGTCCCGGCGGTCCATGCAGCAGCAACGCAGACAGATTCAAATGGTGTTTCAAGACCCCCACGCTTGTCTCAATCCGATGATGACGGTGGGACAAAGCATTGCTGACCCCCTGTTTATTCATAAGTTAGCAACTCCGGAGCAAGCTAAACAATTGGTGATCCAGATGTTAGAACGGGTGGGGTTAACTCCGGCATCGGACTTTTACGATCGCTATCCTTCGGATTTGTCTGGGGGTCAACAGCAACGGGTGGCGATCGCCCGCGCTTTAATTACGCAACCCCAGTTACTGATTTGTGATGAGCCGGTGAGTATGTTAGATGCCAGCGTCCAAACTCAGGTGTTGGAGTTGATGTTGGAGTTAAAGCAGGAATTTAACCTGACTTATTTGTTTATTACCCATGATTTGTGGGTGGCGCGGTTTTTCTGCGATCGCATTGCGGTGATGAATTCCGGGCAGATTGTAGAACTCGGCAACACTCGCGAGATTTTCACAAATCCTCAACATCCCTACACCAAAACCCTACTCAGTGCAGCACCGCTGTTAGCCAAAACTTAA
- a CDS encoding class I SAM-dependent methyltransferase codes for MNLPSSPLNPTEWNPQLYDRKHGFVSQYGTDLLELLQPKAGDRILDLGCGTGYLAQQIVTAGAEVIGVDQSVAMIAQARQSYPHLTFEVKNGENLDFSEQFDKVFSNAALHWMKAAEKVIDGIFKSLKPGGLFVAEFGGKGNVEKITQACYQSIKSAGYPVDITLNPWYFPSISAYTTLLENKGFEVDFAQLFDRPTPLEDGENGLRNWIAMFGNSLFADIPSEAQGAILADIETQLSPQLYREGTWVADYKRIRVRAQKLG; via the coding sequence ATGAACCTTCCATCTTCCCCATTAAACCCAACTGAATGGAATCCTCAACTGTACGATCGCAAACATGGATTTGTCAGTCAGTATGGCACCGATTTATTAGAACTACTGCAACCTAAAGCCGGCGATCGCATCCTCGATTTAGGCTGTGGTACAGGTTATCTTGCCCAACAAATTGTAACTGCTGGTGCTGAAGTCATCGGCGTGGATCAGTCCGTTGCCATGATTGCTCAAGCTCGTCAGTCCTATCCCCACCTTACCTTTGAAGTCAAAAATGGAGAAAACTTAGACTTTTCTGAACAATTTGATAAAGTCTTTTCCAACGCCGCACTCCACTGGATGAAGGCCGCCGAAAAGGTCATTGATGGAATTTTTAAATCCCTCAAACCCGGTGGATTGTTTGTCGCAGAATTTGGCGGAAAAGGAAATGTTGAAAAAATCACTCAGGCTTGTTATCAAAGCATAAAATCAGCAGGTTATCCCGTTGATATCACTCTCAATCCTTGGTATTTTCCCAGCATTAGTGCCTATACAACCCTGTTAGAAAATAAAGGATTTGAAGTTGATTTTGCCCAATTATTTGACCGTCCGACTCCGTTAGAAGATGGGGAAAATGGATTAAGAAATTGGATTGCTATGTTTGGAAATAGCTTATTTGCAGACATTCCCTCGGAAGCGCAAGGTGCAATTTTAGCCGATATCGAAACTCAACTGTCACCGCAATTGTATCGAGAGGGGACTTGGGTTGCGGATTATAAACGAATCCGAGTTAGAGCCCAAAAATTAGGATAG